In Aureibaculum algae, the following are encoded in one genomic region:
- a CDS encoding DUF11 domain-containing protein: MDQKFRKLFVLIITIVFTQIGNSQLSDLHYLPPLKQDSNNVAIQQQTIYLSTPEVTSFTVNVYQGINPTAVATLSLSKATPVTYGLANGDNNVLLVTNANTGIELTGSGLRFEAPGGEKFYVNYRGRSGSQAASITSKGRAALGQSFKWGGAPIEANHPSMSATLGIMATEDDTEITISGYDPNCEFRLATTVGGITANSITINLDKGESYVLEAAKDATNANIDGWIGASIVSDKDIAISNGMLNFGINPSSGSRDAGADQPVPEDKLGKEYVFVRGYGGATNEFVVIIGTQANTNIYVNGSATPYANIGVGDYVEIPSSFYSGSSVGDNMFVSSAKDVYAYQVISGDSGIHTVSLNFVAPVNCLMPDTMDFIHDIEDISGITAAGGLFIIASTTTANADITVTDGTGVVTLPTEETVAGSPDWKTFYLSGLTGNVSVTSTGPIAVGFLGFNGARGIAGYFSGFDTVPVIDLEVVGGGCLPGATVEVVDKDFETYQWFDDGVLVPGATNPTYDPTDSGDYFVRVTKGGCTYDSQPISAYYCAPDIVLNKTADKTEVLVGDIITFVITVESRGLNDVTNVNVNDVIPSGLSISSVNVSIGSWSAPNWTVGTLTSGQTETITIEAVANEISGLEQRLDRTNTATNSQDQTDSNNTTDVPSVDFSILRDIDDDGVADQYDLDDDNDGILDTTESNGSDPNADADSDGVPNYLDANFCTLNSALICANLDMDNDGIPNHMDLDSDGDGIPDNVEAQLTTSYTAPNVDTASDYITNNGVNSAYIGGLSPENTDGTDTPDYLDTNADNDSLNDTAEAGIASSGVDIDNDGLDDGTDANTSGYADPGGTIDDPITGPLALLDSDNDANSGGDVDFRDTLDNRPDNDSDGIVDAEDFDDDNDGILDTDEGCGNLVINGSFEAQDFSDPIVFPDAFTDASGTFIGATYNSNTLYGWNYTHNMDGWVGGQSPSWSSNSFATAYSGNQYVDIIGNNNVTGGVNGTLSQIINTIPGNSYTFSFHWGEDVGHGNGAIITLDVDVLDAANNPLINETITATAQGPIAGVIGPRNWYYYSQTFTATTTQTTIQFRATPPVGSTSAGADIDYVSVVNTGGCQDTDNDGIIDAFDLDSDNDGIYDAVEAAHNQPHTNGEVNGAVGVDGVPNAVQDDPDRETINYTVADSDGDAIIDAQELDADDDGCDDVNEAGYTDGDSNGLLGSGTFGSGLTVNSNGVVTSGSDGYTAPTDANSNSVFDFREIGSLPTINNQPLDISVYETESGSFSVVTSGSNLAYQWQESTDDGVTFNNLSDTGIYSGAHTANLVITGVTTSIDNNKYRVIINNVTYACDAVTSTAATITVLVDIDTDGDGIFNRIDLDDDNDGIPDLEESQCEVSISPGVPPSSNAALSLGSRLYTDFNGYWTSAVGAINSVRPDNTSNLLAFEVGSQTYATGVVNSRLIDSDNDGLFDALDTDGNGTGDVTLVETSWTALTPVRDINTGIRLEGSALDGNTTAAVGPLLTSGGAPFNPYLNQGVRGLNLAYSIANIGDVWYFNIQGILASAYGDGIQDILVTQVAQPGGSTFNTLHLIDNSGHFIGNGVTVNWNTVSSMGNHIVDQYNTNDSVSGTNQPKGIRFAAIELSEFNLTPAEIANAVALRLEISSDADPAFFVVNDASFLSNCVDVDSDFDGIPDSLDLDSDNDGIYDLEESGALNVSGVHDSNNDGVIDGPASSFGDNGLFTSIENNDTSGASITYTISDSDGDSVYDAYELDADNDNCNDVDEAGFTDGDSTGQLGSGTIGSGLTVNLNGVVTSGSDGYTTPDDLNTNNTYDFQEAGAIPVITDQPADDPICFGDNARFEVVVTGSNLIYQWQVSTDGGANFSDISNSSVYNGATAAVLNVITPTLTFQNYQYRVSISDSAFSCGSVISEVAVLTLQAQPDAGNNGSLILCEDETVNLTQLNTAITGEDTGGTWSPALAPNVTSYTYTVNGTGACSGESDTSMVSITYTPQPEAGSNGTLVLCEDETVTLAQLNTAITGEDTGGTWSPALAPNVTSYTYTVNGTGVCSSESDTSTVNITYTPQPEAGSNGTLVLCEDETVTLAQLNTAITGEDTGGTWSPALAPNVTSYTYTVAATSPCTGHDTSTVTVTYQAQPNAGNNGVLTLCEDETVTLSQLQTAITGEDAGGTWSPALAPNETTYTYTVAATSPCTTEDIATVTVNYTAKPNAGTDGALVLCSNEHLTTALLFAELGGAPDTGGVWTPALAGAGTYTYTVNGNGTCSSESDTSVVVVSETDVDYSISSLDPSTCSGSNGLIIIFNLTPSTVYSVSYADDGTNVSPANFTTNSSGQFAITGLESGSYTNIVVTLLGCTSTSGSVTLNDPMPPPAPISGGDKTECAHMPVQTLAATAVAPSGSDLIWYDAVTGGNIITSATLDVVGAVTYYAASLDRTTGCESVLRTAVSLTIEDCDADLSLKKTVDNSVPVVGDDITFTITLRNYGPADATAVTIRDIIPGDFLYTHPNFVTSEGTVTFNSGTGALTWDLGSYVLSSGGVLTLTYAVTVNVCGEFVNKVEVVNSSQSDIDSTPGNGG, encoded by the coding sequence GTGGATCAGAAATTCAGAAAGTTATTTGTCCTTATAATAACAATAGTTTTTACACAAATTGGGAATAGTCAATTAAGTGATTTACATTATTTACCTCCTTTAAAACAGGATAGCAATAATGTTGCCATTCAGCAGCAAACAATTTATTTGTCAACTCCTGAAGTTACAAGTTTTACAGTAAACGTTTATCAAGGGATAAATCCTACCGCTGTTGCCACATTATCTTTATCAAAAGCAACTCCTGTAACGTATGGTTTGGCTAATGGAGATAATAACGTTTTATTAGTCACAAATGCAAATACAGGTATAGAGCTTACAGGTAGCGGTTTACGATTTGAGGCTCCAGGAGGAGAAAAATTTTATGTTAATTACAGAGGAAGATCTGGTTCTCAGGCCGCGTCGATAACTTCAAAAGGAAGGGCTGCGTTGGGGCAGAGTTTTAAATGGGGAGGTGCACCCATAGAGGCGAATCATCCTTCAATGAGTGCTACTTTGGGTATTATGGCTACTGAAGATGACACAGAAATTACGATTAGTGGTTATGATCCAAATTGTGAATTTCGTTTAGCGACCACAGTTGGTGGTATTACCGCTAATTCTATTACAATTAATTTGGATAAAGGAGAGTCTTATGTGCTTGAAGCTGCGAAAGATGCTACCAATGCTAACATAGATGGCTGGATTGGAGCTTCAATCGTTTCGGATAAGGATATTGCTATAAGTAATGGGATGCTAAATTTTGGTATAAATCCTAGTAGTGGAAGTAGAGATGCTGGAGCAGATCAACCCGTCCCAGAAGATAAATTAGGAAAGGAATATGTTTTTGTTCGTGGATATGGTGGGGCAACTAACGAGTTTGTGGTTATTATTGGTACTCAAGCCAACACCAACATTTATGTAAACGGAAGTGCTACTCCTTATGCAAATATAGGTGTAGGAGATTATGTAGAAATCCCTTCATCATTTTATTCAGGATCTTCAGTAGGTGATAATATGTTTGTGTCTTCCGCAAAAGATGTATATGCCTATCAAGTAATTTCTGGAGATTCAGGGATTCATACAGTCAGTTTAAATTTTGTGGCCCCAGTAAATTGTTTAATGCCAGATACCATGGATTTTATTCATGATATTGAAGATATTTCAGGTATTACAGCTGCTGGAGGTTTGTTTATTATAGCATCAACTACTACAGCTAATGCTGATATTACTGTTACCGATGGCACGGGTGTGGTAACATTACCTACCGAGGAAACCGTGGCTGGCTCACCAGATTGGAAAACATTTTATTTATCTGGTCTCACAGGTAATGTTTCTGTAACTTCAACAGGTCCAATAGCTGTTGGGTTTTTAGGTTTTAATGGAGCACGTGGAATTGCGGGTTATTTTTCCGGATTTGATACAGTTCCTGTTATTGATTTGGAAGTTGTAGGGGGAGGGTGTCTTCCTGGAGCAACAGTAGAAGTTGTAGATAAAGATTTTGAAACTTACCAGTGGTTTGATGATGGAGTATTGGTGCCTGGTGCAACAAACCCAACCTATGATCCTACAGATTCAGGAGATTATTTTGTACGTGTAACCAAAGGGGGTTGTACCTATGATTCGCAACCAATTTCAGCTTATTATTGTGCTCCTGATATTGTTTTAAATAAAACCGCAGATAAAACAGAGGTGCTTGTAGGAGATATAATCACATTTGTGATCACAGTGGAGAGTAGAGGTCTTAATGATGTTACAAATGTGAATGTAAATGATGTGATACCTTCTGGATTGAGTATCTCAAGTGTTAATGTAAGTATCGGTTCTTGGTCAGCACCGAACTGGACGGTTGGAACGTTAACTAGTGGTCAAACAGAAACGATAACCATAGAGGCAGTGGCTAATGAAATATCAGGTCTAGAACAGCGTTTGGATCGCACGAATACCGCAACAAATAGCCAAGATCAAACAGATAGTAATAACACTACCGATGTTCCATCAGTTGACTTTTCAATTTTACGTGATATTGACGATGATGGCGTAGCAGATCAATATGATTTGGATGATGACAATGATGGAATTTTAGATACTACCGAGTCTAATGGTAGTGATCCAAATGCAGATGCAGATTCAGATGGGGTTCCTAATTATTTAGATGCAAACTTTTGTACGCTTAATTCAGCTTTAATATGTGCCAACTTAGATATGGATAACGATGGTATTCCAAACCACATGGATCTTGATAGTGATGGTGATGGAATTCCAGACAATGTCGAGGCACAACTAACAACCAGTTATACTGCTCCAAACGTAGATACAGCATCAGATTATATCACAAATAATGGTGTAAATTCTGCCTATATAGGTGGTTTGTCACCAGAAAATACAGACGGAACAGATACTCCTGATTATTTGGATACAAATGCTGATAATGACAGTTTAAATGATACGGCGGAGGCTGGAATTGCCTCAAGTGGTGTTGATATCGATAATGATGGATTGGATGATGGCACTGATGCAAATACTAGTGGATATGCAGATCCAGGTGGAACCATTGATGATCCAATAACAGGTCCATTAGCATTACTTGATTCTGATAATGACGCCAATTCTGGTGGTGATGTAGATTTTAGAGATACACTAGATAATAGACCCGATAATGACAGTGATGGAATTGTAGATGCTGAAGATTTTGATGATGACAATGACGGTATTTTAGATACTGACGAAGGTTGCGGAAACTTGGTGATTAACGGTAGTTTTGAAGCTCAAGATTTTTCAGACCCTATCGTGTTTCCAGACGCATTTACCGATGCTTCAGGTACATTTATAGGTGCAACATATAATTCGAATACGTTATACGGATGGAACTATACTCATAATATGGATGGTTGGGTTGGTGGTCAAAGTCCATCTTGGTCATCAAATAGTTTTGCAACGGCATATAGTGGAAATCAATATGTGGATATAATTGGAAATAATAATGTAACAGGTGGTGTTAATGGAACTTTGTCTCAAATTATAAACACAATACCCGGAAACTCATATACATTTTCATTTCATTGGGGTGAGGATGTAGGTCATGGCAATGGTGCCATTATAACTCTAGATGTAGATGTATTAGACGCAGCTAATAATCCATTAATAAATGAGACGATAACTGCCACAGCTCAAGGTCCAATAGCGGGAGTAATTGGACCAAGAAATTGGTATTATTACAGTCAGACATTCACAGCAACGACTACTCAAACAACCATACAATTCCGAGCCACTCCGCCAGTAGGTTCTACTTCAGCAGGAGCAGATATCGATTATGTGAGTGTGGTAAATACAGGGGGTTGTCAAGATACTGATAACGATGGCATCATCGATGCTTTTGATTTAGATAGTGATAACGATGGTATTTACGATGCTGTTGAGGCGGCACACAACCAACCACATACAAATGGGGAGGTAAATGGAGCTGTTGGAGTAGATGGGGTTCCAAATGCTGTACAAGATGATCCAGATAGAGAAACTATAAATTATACAGTGGCTGATTCTGATGGGGATGCTATAATTGACGCCCAAGAATTAGATGCAGATGATGATGGTTGTGATGATGTAAATGAGGCGGGATATACAGATGGAGATTCTAATGGACTTTTAGGATCGGGGACTTTCGGTTCAGGATTAACGGTGAATTCAAATGGGGTGGTAACTAGTGGTTCAGACGGATACACCGCACCTACAGATGCTAACAGTAATTCAGTTTTTGATTTTAGAGAAATCGGTTCGTTACCGACAATTAATAACCAACCACTTGATATTAGTGTTTATGAAACTGAATCTGGTAGTTTTAGTGTAGTTACTTCTGGTTCAAATTTGGCATATCAATGGCAAGAGAGTACAGACGATGGGGTTACTTTTAATAACTTAAGTGATACGGGTATTTATTCTGGTGCCCATACAGCAAATCTTGTAATTACAGGAGTTACCACTTCTATTGATAATAATAAATACCGAGTTATAATTAATAATGTAACCTATGCTTGTGATGCTGTTACCTCAACAGCAGCTACAATAACTGTTTTAGTAGATATAGATACTGACGGCGATGGTATTTTTAATAGAATTGATTTAGATGATGACAATGATGGTATACCTGATTTAGAAGAGAGTCAATGTGAAGTTAGTATATCTCCTGGAGTTCCTCCTAGTTCTAATGCTGCTCTTAGTTTAGGTTCAAGATTGTACACAGATTTTAATGGTTATTGGACTTCAGCAGTTGGTGCTATTAATTCAGTACGACCTGATAATACATCAAACTTATTAGCTTTTGAGGTAGGAAGTCAAACATATGCCACTGGAGTTGTAAATAGTAGGTTAATTGATAGTGACAATGACGGATTGTTTGATGCTTTAGATACTGATGGTAATGGAACAGGTGATGTAACTCTAGTAGAAACATCATGGACGGCACTTACACCAGTTAGAGATATTAATACCGGTATTCGCTTAGAGGGATCTGCCTTAGATGGGAATACCACAGCGGCTGTTGGCCCTCTTTTAACATCTGGAGGTGCACCTTTTAATCCCTATTTAAATCAGGGAGTTAGAGGTTTGAATTTAGCATATTCTATTGCTAATATTGGAGATGTTTGGTATTTTAATATTCAAGGGATATTGGCTAGTGCTTACGGTGATGGAATTCAAGATATTCTTGTAACTCAAGTAGCTCAGCCGGGAGGATCTACTTTTAACACGTTGCATCTTATTGATAATTCAGGTCATTTTATTGGTAACGGAGTTACTGTAAATTGGAATACAGTGAGTTCAATGGGTAATCATATAGTAGACCAATATAATACGAATGACTCGGTAAGTGGTACCAATCAACCAAAAGGGATACGTTTTGCAGCAATTGAACTTTCTGAGTTTAATTTAACACCTGCAGAGATAGCAAATGCTGTTGCTTTACGATTAGAGATATCTTCTGATGCTGACCCAGCATTTTTTGTGGTAAATGACGCCAGTTTTTTATCTAACTGTGTTGATGTCGATTCTGATTTTGATGGAATACCTGATTCCTTAGATTTAGATTCTGATAATGATGGAATATATGACTTGGAAGAAAGTGGAGCTCTTAATGTTTCAGGAGTACATGATAGTAATAACGATGGTGTCATTGATGGGCCAGCATCTTCTTTTGGAGATAATGGATTGTTTACGTCAATTGAAAATAATGATACTTCAGGTGCTTCAATAACCTATACGATTAGCGACTCAGATGGTGACTCAGTTTATGATGCTTATGAATTAGATGCGGATAATGATAATTGTAATGATGTTGATGAAGCTGGATTTACAGATGGTGATTCTACTGGTCAATTAGGTTCTGGAACTATTGGTTCTGGACTGACTGTGAATTTGAATGGCGTTGTAACTAGTGGGTCAGATGGTTATACTACTCCAGATGACTTGAATACAAATAACACATATGATTTTCAGGAAGCGGGAGCAATTCCAGTAATTACTGATCAACCTGCGGATGACCCTATTTGTTTTGGTGACAATGCTAGATTTGAAGTAGTGGTGACAGGTTCAAATTTAATATATCAGTGGCAAGTGAGCACTGACGGAGGTGCTAACTTTTCTGATATTAGTAATAGTTCAGTGTATAATGGGGCTACGGCCGCAGTTTTAAATGTGATTACCCCTACACTAACTTTTCAAAATTATCAATACCGCGTATCTATTTCAGATAGTGCTTTTAGTTGCGGTTCTGTAATATCAGAAGTTGCTGTATTAACATTACAAGCACAACCAGATGCAGGAAACAATGGTTCATTAATATTATGTGAAGATGAAACCGTAAACTTAACTCAATTAAACACTGCAATTACAGGTGAAGATACAGGTGGAACATGGAGTCCCGCATTAGCACCAAATGTAACGAGCTATACCTATACCGTAAACGGAACTGGTGCCTGTTCAGGCGAGAGTGATACCTCAATGGTAAGCATTACGTACACACCACAACCAGAAGCTGGTAGCAATGGAACATTAGTACTCTGTGAAGATGAAACAGTAACTCTAGCCCAGTTAAACACTGCAATTACAGGTGAAGATACAGGCGGAACATGGAGTCCTGCATTAGCACCAAATGTAACAAGCTATACCTATACTGTAAATGGAACAGGAGTCTGTTCAAGCGAGAGCGACACCTCAACCGTAAATATTACGTATACACCACAACCAGAAGCAGGTAGCAATGGAACATTAGTACTCTGTGAAGATGAAACAGTAACTCTAGCCCAGTTAAACACTGCAATTACAGGTGAAGATACAGGCGGAACATGGAGTCCCGCATTAGCACCAAATGTAACAAGCTATACGTATACGGTAGCAGCAACGTCACCATGTACAGGACATGATACGTCAACAGTCACGGTGACATATCAAGCTCAACCCAATGCAGGAAATAACGGAGTCTTAACCTTATGTGAAGATGAAACTGTAACCTTATCACAATTACAAACTGCAATTACAGGTGAGGATGCAGGTGGAACATGGAGTCCCGCTTTAGCTCCTAATGAAACTACTTATACCTATACAGTAGCGGCAACCTCACCATGTACAACAGAAGATATAGCTACTGTAACAGTTAATTATACGGCAAAACCAAATGCAGGAACCGATGGTGCCTTAGTCTTATGTTCAAATGAGCACTTAACAACTGCGTTATTATTTGCAGAATTAGGAGGAGCTCCTGATACCGGAGGGGTTTGGACTCCTGCCTTGGCTGGAGCGGGGACTTATACATATACCGTAAATGGAAATGGAACTTGTTCTAGTGAGAGTGATACAAGTGTGGTCGTGGTAAGTGAAACCGATGTTGATTATTCAATATCAAGTTTAGATCCTTCAACTTGCTCGGGATCTAATGGTTTAATTATAATATTTAATTTAACGCCAAGTACTGTTTATAGTGTTAGTTATGCAGATGATGGAACAAATGTAAGTCCAGCAAATTTTACCACAAATTCTAGTGGTCAATTTGCAATTACAGGGTTAGAAAGTGGAAGTTACACAAATATTGTAGTTACTTTATTAGGGTGCACAAGTACATCTGGCTCAGTTACTTTAAATGACCCAATGCCTCCACCTGCCCCCATAAGTGGAGGTGATAAAACGGAATGTGCTCATATGCCTGTGCAAACATTAGCAGCAACAGCAGTAGCACCTTCTGGTTCAGATCTTATTTGGTACGATGCAGTAACTGGCGGTAATATTATTACAAGTGCTACACTTGATGTGGTTGGAGCAGTTACTTATTATGCGGCTAGTTTAGACAGAACCACTGGTTGTGAGAGTGTTTTAAGAACAGCCGTTTCTTTAACTATTGAAGATTGTGATGCTGACTTGAGTTTAAAAAAGACAGTTGACAATTCAGTTCCCGTAGTTGGTGACGATATTACCTTCACTATAACCTTAAGAAACTATGGTCCAGCTGATGCAACTGCAGTTACAATTAGAGATATAATACCAGGTGATTTTTTATATACACATCCTAATTTTGTAACGAGTGAAGGTACGGTAACTTTCAATTCGGGTACTGGAGCTCTAACTTGGGATTTAGGATCTTATGTACTGTCAAGTGGTGGTGTTTTAACCTTAACCTATGCAGTAACTGTTAACGTGTGTGGCGAGTTTGTAAATAAAGTGGAGGTAGTTAATAGTTCTCAATCAGATATAGATTCTACACCTGGTAATGGGGGGTAA